The segment CCCGCATTGCCGGATCTGGATTGCCCACTCTTGCTGAACTCTTCTTCAATCTCCTGTTTGCTGGCTTTCACTTCCCGGGAAATATCGTTGACATAGCTGACTGCCTGCTGGATTTCGCTTTTGATGGTTGCCTCGGGCTTGTCGTTAGTGCCTTCGGCGTCGTTTTGCTTATCAGCCTGGGAGGCCGTCGGCCCGGGACCGTTTTCAGAACCGCTGACAGCGCCGGTGGTGTCGGTCTGCCGGGGCTTGCCCGGGTCTGAAGTCGCCGCCTTTTCTATATCGCTGGCAAATTCCTTGGCCTGCTTCTTGGCATCCTCCACTTCGGCGAGAATCGACTCGTTGTGCAGCTGCCGTCTGATTTCATCGGCGTTCAGCTCCCGCTCCACATCAGCTTTGATCTTGTGAAAGCTTCGGCGAAAGCGCCCGACCCACAGGCTCGCGGTCCGGACAGCGGAGGGCAGTCGTTCGGGGCCGATGACCAGCAGGGCGACGACGAAGATGACAAGTAGTTCCGATGGACCAATATCAAACATAGACCAGACGCCAGGGTTTCCGGAAGGGTGAGGGCCAACTGGCCTGCCGGCCAGTCAGCGAGTGTAATTTATGGATGAATCGGGGAAGAACGACGGCGGTCAGCTTTTCGCCGCAGTGTCGGAGGTCTTGTCATCATCCGTTTCGGCTGTTTCCGACTTTTCGACGTTCTCCTCCTTGTCGTCATCACCCTCATCGTCCTTCATGGCGGTCTTAAAGCCCTTCAGAGCACCACCAAGGTCGGAACCAAGGTTACGTAACTTCTTGGTACCAAAAAGCATCACCACAATAAGCAGGACGATTAACAGCTGCCAAATTCCAATACCACCTAAGCCCATGTGTTACCTCCAAAACAGGCTTTCGGGCAGACTGGTTGCCGGGCAGCAACCGATTCCCGAAGCCTGTGAGTTCCCTATTGGTTAGTTCGCGACGCTTTTTCGACAAGGCCGGATATAGTAAAGCGTTTTTCCAGTTCCTCCAACACTTGCCTGGCGTCAAGATCCAGATGACTCAGCATGACCATGCTGTGAAACCACAGGTCAGCAGTTTCCTTTACCACTTCCAGGCGCCTGCTGTCCGAAGCGTCCTGTTCACAATCTTTTGCCGCCAGCACGGCTTCCACGGCCTCTTCACCCACCTTCTCCAGAATCTTGTTGAGGCCTTTGCGGTGCAGGTCTGCCACGTAGGAGTCAGGAGCATCCGCCTGTTTGCGCTGTGCCAGAATGGCTGTCAGTTGTTCAAGAATGTCGCTCATAGTTTGATCGGCCTGGGGCTGGCGGTTCAGCTGCCGCCGTACATCTGACTGGGATCTTTGATCACCGGATCCACACTCTGCCACTGGCAGTTGACCAGTTTCTGATAAAAACAGCTTTCCCGCCCGGTATGGCATGCCACCCCGCCCACCTGTCTGACCAGGTAGCAGACCGAATCATTGTCGCAATCGAGGTAGATATCCACAAGCTCCTGAATGTTGCCCGACTGCTCTCCTTTTCGCCACAGGGACTGTCGGGAACGGGACCAGTAGACTGCCCGCTTTTCCTGCACCGCGGTCTGTAAGGCCTCCCGGTTAAGCCATGCCTGGGTAAGGATGCGCTTACTGACATGGTCCTGGGTAATGACCGGCACCAGCCCTTGCGCATCCCAGTTAACCTGGTCGAGATAATCGTCAGTCATTGTGTTATCCGCCGGGGAGCCTCTGAACGGCCGCCCGTAACCTTGATGAACAATAGCACGCTAGTATAACGGAACCGTGACAGCATGGTGAGTCGGCTGGCATTCTTTGCTCAATCTCTACGCACCAGTAACCACAATCCGCCAAGGGCCAGCAGTAGTGTGGCCAGCGGCAGGTCGGCGACAGCTGCCTGTGCCGTCGGGTGAGTCGAAGCCAGGGCCGCCGCGAGAAACACTGAGCCGGCCAGCAATGAACGGCTGCGGCGCGCGGATTCCTTTTGCTTTTCCAGCAGTCGCTCATTCCGCAGGGTAGTGTTGATTTCGCCAAGCTGGCGGGTCTCGCGAATGGCATCGATCGAAAGTTGCGGAAGATCAGGCAGTTGGTCGATCCAGTCCGGTATGTTCTCTCGAAGCCGCGAGAACAGGGCAACCGGGCTCAGGCGGCGGGCGTTCCACTTCTCAAGGTAGGGCAGGGCTGTTTCCCACAAATCCAGTTCCGGATAGAGCTGTCGTCCCAGCCCTTCGATGTTCAGCAGGGTTTTCTGCAGGAGCACCAGGGAGGGTTGCACTTCCATATTGAAGCGCCCTGCCGTGCGGAACAGTTGCACCAGCAGTTGGCCAAAGGAAATGTCTTTGAGGGGTTTTTCAAAAATCGGCTCGCACACCGTGCGCATGGCGGCCTCGAACTCGGTAATCCGGGTCTCCTTGGGAACCCATCCGCATTCCACGTGCAGCTCGGCTACCTTGCGGTAGTCCCGTTTGAAGATGGCCAGCAGGTTCCTGGCCAGGTAAAGCTGGTCCGCCGGGCTGAGCGAGCCGATAATGGCGCAATCAATGGCGATGTACTGAGGCTGGTCAGGGCGCTCCGGATTAACGAAGATATTTCCCGGGTGCATATCGGCATGGAAGAATCGGTGTTCAAACACCTGGGTAAAGAAAATTTCAACGCCGATTTCGGCCAGCCTTTTCAGATTGACACGCCGTTCCCGAAGAGTCCTGATGTCTGACACCGGAATGCCATAGATGCGTTCCATCACCAGCAGGTTGCGGCGGCTGTATTGCCAGTAAACCTTTGGCACGTATAACTGGGCGGAGTTTTCAAAGTTGCGCCGCAATTGCGTGGTATTGGCGCCTTCGGACAGCAGGTTCAATTCGTCGAAAATGATCCGCTCGTAGTCGTCGATAACCTCCACCGGGCGCAGCCGCTTGCCGATGGGAATGCGGTTCTCGATATGGATCGCCAGCCATTTCAATAGCGTGATATCGGCGCGGATGGTTTTTTCGATGCCAGGCCGGATAACTTTGACGACCACTTCCTCCCCGGTCTTTAACCGGGCTGCATGGACCTGGGCAATAGATGCGGAGGCCAGCGGTTCCAGGCTGAGTTCGCTGAATATGTCGTTGGCGTGCGTGTCCAGGGACTGGCTGATGAGCGCTTCGATGCCGGGAGAATGGAAGGGCGGGACATTGTCCTGCAGCCCCTGCAGGGCATCGGCCAGGCTGGGCTCCAGGAAATCCCGCCGTGTAGACAGCAACTGGCCGAACTTGATGTAGATGGGCCCCAATTCCTCGAGCGCCAGACGCAGGCGCTGATGGCGGTTGAGCCGCAGGGTGTCCTGATGGGTCCAGGGCAGGCCGTGAAGTCGCAGGTACAGCTTGATGAGAAAAGTGCCACGGCCACGCAGGTAGTCACCCAGCCGGTATTTGGCAGCGACATTCAGTATCTTGAGCAGGCGCAGGAATTGAGTCACGGTGATTCAGCTATCCTTCCGGCCTCTGGCGCCGCCGGTCGATTCCGCTGGCCAGCCGCTGCACTCTGGCCTGGAGCCGATCCAGACGCAGGCGCAGATCATCCAGGCCCTGGTCAAAGGCTTCCACCTGATGCAGCGGGGGCACCAGCCGGCTCTCTTCGTGCAGGTATTCGTCCAGGTTGCGTCTGGCGCTGTCAGCCGTTTTGCGGGTAAAACTCCTGAGGCCATCGAACAGCTGCTGCAGGCCCTGGACAGGTACGTCTCCAATGACCTGCGAGAGTGGCTCCTGCCAGTCAATCTCCATGGCCGCGAACAGCCGGTAGACCGACTGTACAAACTCCACATCGCCGCTGATCTGGATAGCCGGGTTCACCAGTGAGCGGGTGTCTGACCTGTCGGTGAGCAGTCGCAGCATGGCCAGGGCGGAACCGCTGATGCAGGCGTCCTCGCCACGGGATGCCGTAAATGGCGGGCCCGCGGCTGGAGATTCCCTTGTACCAGTGAAGTCAGCACTTCCAGTTTGCGCGCCCATCGGGTCGGGAGAGTCCGCCGGTCCGTCCCGGTCAGGCAAGGGGGCCGGTGGATCAAAACTTAAAATAACGCTGCCGGGGTAGAAGTGCAGGTAAATGGACAACGTCGGCACGGTGACCTGTATCAGCAGAATTCTGCCGGCATGCCGGGAAATGCCTTCGGCCAGCCTGATATCCTGGGCGATGCAGCGATTGACCAGGGTTTCAAAGGGTAGCAGCAGGCTTGAGGACCGGGGGGCCATCGACATTATCTGTTCCGTTGCGTGAATGTTAAGAGGCTGGCGAATAACTCAGTTACTGGTTTCCACTGGCTTGAAGCCAAGGTGAATAGCGCAGACACCGCTCATAATGTTGTGATAGCGGGTATCCACGAAACCGGCATCCGCCATCATCTGCCGCAGTGTGTCCTGGTCGGGATGCATGCGGATGGATTCCACCAGGTAGCGGTAGCTCTCACTGTCTCCCGTCACCAGCTTGCCCGCCACCGGCCACAGGGCTGAATAGGCATCATAGGCTTTGCCGACCAGCGGATTGGTGGGCCTGGAAAATTCCAGAATCAGCACCCGACCGCCTGGTTTGAGGGTCCTGTACATGGATCGAAGGGCGGCATCCTTGTCAGTGACGTTCCGCAGGCCATAGGCGATACAGATACAGTCGAAGCTGTTGTCCGCGAAGGGCAGCGCCTCGGCATTAACCTGGCTGAAGACAATATTGCTGGTGGCGCCGCTATCGATGATCCGGTCGCGTCCCACCTGTAGCATGGAGGCATTGATATCGGCCAGAATCACCCGGCCGGAGGGTCCCACCAGGCGGGAAAATTTCAGGCTCAGGTCGCCCGTACCACCAGCCAGATCAAGTACCGTCTGGCCTGGCCGCACGGCACTTAACTCTATGGTGAAGCGCTTGACCAGGCGGTGTGTGCCCAGGGACATGATGTCGTTCATGACATCGTACTTGCCGGCTACAGAGTCGAAGACTGCCGCCACCAGGCTCTTTTTTTCCTCCACCGGCACGGTCCGATAGCCGAAATGGGTGGTCGATTCTTTTTCATCCGGCCTGTCAGGGGTTTCGATCATAGCTTCAGGACTGCCCGGCTGACGGGTCTTCAGATTTCAGAGGTTCAATACTAACCACCTGGGTTCCGGGAGGCAATGGCTCCCGCGAGGCCCCGGCGGCACGCAGTTTTGCCAGGTATTCAGACCAGTAGTGTTGTTTGCGTTCGCCCAGCTCGCGCAGGTAATCCCAGCTGTAGATCCCCGAGTCGTGTCGATCATCGAAGACCAGGCGGATTGCGTAGTTGCCGGTAGGTATCAGGCCGGTGATCTGTACCTGTTTCTTCCCGGTCTGCAGGACTTCCTGACCCTTGCCGTGGCCCCGGACCTCAGCCGACGGGGAATAGACCCGCAGAAATTCAGCGGTCAACTCAAAACGCTCGCCATCCCGATAAGACAGCTCAAGGATGCCGGATTTCCTGTGCAGCTTGATGTCGGACGGTACGTTGTCAGAGGCCATGTCGGTTGCCGGCAGGTCAGAGTATGAAGCGGCTCAGGTCTTCGTCCCTGGCCAGCTCGCCCAGCTGCCGGTCAACGTATTCCGCGTCTACCACCAGTTCACTGTCGCCGCTGACTGCCAGGTCTGAGGCACTGAAGGAAACCTCTTCCAGCAGCCTTTCCATTACCGTGTGCAGGCGCCTGGCGCCGATGTTTTCCGTGCGCTCGTTAACCTGCCAGGCAGTTTCAGCGATTCTGGCAATGCCATCCTCGGTGAACCTGAGCTGCAACTCCTCGGTCGCCAGAAGTGCCCGGTATTGGTCAGTCAGGGAGAAGTCAGGCTCCACCAGGATGCGCTGAAAGTCCTCGCTGGTCAGCGGGTCCAGCTCGACACGGATAGGCAGCCTGCCCTGTAGCTCCGGTATCAGGTCGGACGGCTTGGACAGGTGAAATGCGCCGGAAGCGATGAACAGAATATGATCGGTTTTCACGCTGCCATACTTGGTGGTTACCGTGGAACCCTCGATCAGGGGCAACAGGTCCCGCTGCACTCCTTCTCGCGAAACGCTGGCGGACCCCTGTTCATGCCGGGTCGTCACCTTGTCAATTTCATCGAGAAACACGATGCCGGTCTGTTCGGCCGCCACCACCGCCCGATTCTTGATATCGTCCTCGTTGACCAGCTTGGCGGCTTCCTCGTCCTTGATCGCCTTGAGGGCCTCTTTGACCGTCATGCGGCGGGCACTTTTCTTGCCGGAGTTGAGGTTCGAGAACATGTTGCGCAGCTGGCTGGTCATGTCCTCCATGCCCGGCGGTGCCATGATTTCAAAGCCGACCGAGGATTCTGTCAGCTTGACTTCAATCTCCTTGTCGTCGAGTTCGCCTTCCCGCAGCTTCTTGCGGAACATCTGTCGCGTCGCGGACTGCCCCGGATCGGGTTCCGAATCGCCAGTCCGCGCCTGGGGCAGCAACACGTCCAGGACACGTTCTTCGGCAAGATCCTCGGCCCGGTGCTGGACCTTGTTGATCTCCTCTTCGCGCAGCATCTTCACGGACACATCGACCAGATCCCTGATGATGGACTCCACGTCGCGCCCAACGTAGCCTACTTCAGTGAATTTGGTGGCTTCCACCTTGATAAAGGGGGCATGGGCCAGTTTTGCCAGGCGGCGGGCGATCTCGGTCTTGCCGACGCCGGTGGGCCCGATCATGAGAATGTTCTTCGGGGTGACCTCGTTTCTGACGCTTTCATCCAGGTTCATACGTCGCCAGCGGTTGCGCAGTGCAATGGCTACGGCTCGTTTGGCTTCCTTCTGACCGACAATGTGTTTGTCCAGTTCCGAGGTGATTTCTCTTGGTGTCATGGTAGACATACAGCTAATACCTATTCAGCCCCGTCAGGATTCAGGACAGGGTCAGTTCTTCAATGGTGTGATTCTGGTTAGTGAATACGCAGATATCGCCGGCGATTTTCAGGCTCTGTGCGACGATGGTGCGGGCATCCATTTCTGTATTGTGGAACAGCGCCCGTGCTGCCGAAAGCGCATAGGGCCCCCCGGAACCGATTGCCATGATAGAGTCTTCGGGCTCGATGACATCGCCGTTTCCGGAAATGATAAGTGAGGCCTCACTATCAGCGACAACCAGTAATGCCTCGAGTCTTCTCAGAGCTCTCTCGGTACGCCAGAGTTTGGCCAACTCAACCGCCGCCCGGGTCAGTTTACCTCGGTGCTTCTCCAGTTGCTCCTCGAACCGTTCAAACAGGGTAAAAGCATCGGCCGTGCCGCCGGCGAACCCCGCGATCACCTTGTCGTTATAAAGACGCCTTACCTTGCGGGCATTACCCTTCATAACGGTATTGCCCTGGGACACCTGACCATCACCTCCAATGACCACCTTGTCGTCGCGACGGACGGAAACGATGGTCGTGCCTCGGTATTGTTCCACGTTGATCTCCAGATCAGTTGACAGATTGTCAGGTTCAGGAAGGGACGCCACCATTCCGTGAATTACGGGTGGCATGGTGGTAATAAGAATCCTGACAGCTACACAAAAGGTTCTTAATGGGGCGGCAGCGGGGGATTTCAAGCGGGGTCAGCGAGGATCCAGAGGAAAACTGTTGATATCGTTCACCTGCAGCAGTGACCTGATCCGGTTAAGCTCCGCCGGTGTATCGAATGGCCCCGCCTGCACGAGGTGAAGGACGCGGCCACCGGGTACGGTTTCCTGCTTGATGAACGCAGCCACGCCCAGGTCATCCAGCATGCCTACCTGGCGTTCGGCACTGCTTGCCTGCTGAAACGCGCCGATCTGCAGTAAGCGGCGGTCGCCGCCGCGGGCCGGCGCTGATTCTGCGCGGCGTGGTTCTACCGCGATTTCCACTGCCAGGGGTACCGGTGTGGTGTTAACCGGTACTTCATAGTCCCGTAACTCGTCATAGAAACTCAGGCCTATGGGGCTTTCTTCAGCGACCTCTTCAGCGGCCTCTTCGTCGACGCCGGGATCACCGTCTGCTGCAACGACGGTCAGGGTCTGTTCCGCAGGACGCACTTCCTCAGCCTGCAGCGAGGGCGCAATCTGCCGTGGCGCAGACTCGCCGGCAGCAAGAGTTGTCTGCTGGCTTTGCAGCGGCGGTACCTTACCGGAAAGGTAGAGCAGAAAGCAGCCGAAAACACCGACCGCAATGCCGGTAATCAACCCGGTGAACAGCAGCGTCCATGCGGGTGGCGCGTCCATAGCGCGTTTCTCCAGAACCGGTTCCGGCCTGATTTTTGCGAAATCGTGAACCATCAGCAGCGGGTCAGACAGGGCACAGATTCCTTCTGCGACAAGGCCGACCAAAATTCCCCGTTCAATACACAACCAACATTATCGGTTGAGCCTGCAGTCTCTTTATGAGGTGTAATGATGCGCCGTTCAGATCTGTTTGTCACCCGGATCCGGGGGTGGAAGGGCCTGTCAAAGTTCGCTGTCCATTAGAAGGGCTGCTGCCGGGAAATGATGGCGGCAGGGCGTGTTCAAAGCACTCCAGGGGCGGGGCTGCGAATTTTTCAGGTCAGATCAACCGGGTCCACATCAATGGACCATCGGACCTTCCTGGCTGACTTAAGTGTCTCTACCTGGGGGCAGACACGCGCCAGGAGCGTCTGCATAGCGCCCCTCGAGGAGGCTTTTACCAGCATCTGGGTGCGGAATTTACCGGCTCGTCTCTCCATCGGTGCGGGCAGGGGGTGGTGAATCTCCACGTCCCCCAGCTTCAGGCTCTGGCAGGCCTGGGTACAGAGAGAGCGGGTCTGCTCCAGCAGGGAAAGAGACAGGCGCTGGTCGGTGCTTTCCGCTCGAAACAGCGCCAGGTGACAGAATGGCGGCATGCTGGTTTCGCGCCGCTCCTGCAGCAGCAGATCGGCGATACTGTGGTAGTCGTTTGCCACCAGTGATTGCAGTGACGCGTGGGTAACATGCCGGGTCTGAATAGTCACCTGCCCGGGGTTTTGCGCCCGCCCGGCCCGCCCCGCCACCTGAAACAGCAGTTGCAGCATGTGCTCCTGGCCCCGGAAATCGGCGCTGAACAGGCCGCTGTCCGCATCCAGAACCGCTACCAGGGTGACACCTGGAAAGTGGTGCCCCTTGGCCAGCATCTGGGTGCCTACCAGGATGCAGGGGGCCCCTGACTGCACCTGGACCAGGCGGCTGCTGAGCGCGTTTTTGCGCCGGGTGGAGTCGCTGTCGATGCGCAGAACCGGTATGTGCGGGAAGCGCTCCTGCAGGAATTGCTCACTTTTTTCGGTTCCCACCCCCCGCGTCAGCAACTGGGTTGAGCCGCAGAAATTGCACTCACCCGGCAGGCCATGCCGGGATTCGCAGTGGTGGCAGCGCAGGCCCGGAGGCGACTTGTGCACTGTCAGCTGGGCATCGCAGCGCCGGCATTCGAAGACGTAACCACAGTCCTGGCAAACCAGGCTGGGCGCAAAGCCTCTGCGATTGATAAACACCAGCACCTGGTTACCCTGACCCAGATGGTGTTCGATCTGACCTAGAAGGATGTCTGAGAAACCGTCCCGGGTTGCCGCTTTGGCGATATCCAGCAGACTGATCGGGGCCTTATCGGCGGTCCCGGCGCGGTGTGGCAGAGTCAGATGGCGGTAGCGACCCTCTCTGGCGTTCTGCAGGCTTTCCAGCGCCGGCGTGGCAGAACCGAGCACGATGCTGATGTTTTCTTCCCGGGCCCTGAAGATGGCCAGATCTCTGGCCGAATAGCGAAACCCGTCCTGCTGTTTGAACGAGCCATCGTGTTCTTCGTCGATCACAATCAGACCAGGCTTCGCCAGCGGCGTGAAGACAGCGCTGCGGGTACCGATGACTATGGCTGCGGTTCCATCCCTGGCCTGCAGCCAGCCCGCCAGGCGTTCAGCATCGCCAAGACCTGAATGCAGGACCACGATGTTGCATTGGAAGCGGTCGCGAAACAGACCCACGGACTGTGGAGTCAGGCCAATTTCGGGCACCAGGACCAGGGCCTGGCGACCCTGTTCCAGGACCCGGGCGATAACCTGCATGTACACCTCGGTCTTGCCACTGCCGGTAATACCGTCCAGCAGGTAGCATTGAAACTGGTCCAGCGACCGGCTGATGGTGTTTATGGCTGCCTGCTGCTCCGGATTCGGAGCGTGACCCGGCTGGCGTTCCAGGGTTGCCCGGTCGACCTGCGTGGCTGGTAGCGCCGGTGCCCTGGGGCGTGACCTGATCAGGCCCCGGGCCGCCAGACCCTTTAGCGCGGCGTCAGAGAAGCCGGCCGCCAGGCACTCCTGGCGGCTCAGTGGCCCGAACTGCTGAAGCCTTTCCAGCAGGGCCCGTTGCCGTGGTGCCCGGCCTAACAGGCTGGCGCTGTTCTCTGCCTCGGTGTCACAGGCCTCCCACACGGACTCCAGCTCCGGCCGGGTGCTGGACCCCTGCCGCAGTTTCGCCGGCAGGGCGGCACTGAAGGCTTCACCGGGCGGGTGCTGATAATAGGCGGCCGCCCATTTCAGGGTCTGTAGCAGAGGCCCGGGAAACAGGGGCGTCTCGTCCAGCAGACCGGTCGCGTGTTTCAGTTGCGCCTTTGGCACTTCGCTGGAAGTGCTGGTTTCCACCAGCATCGCCACTGCCTGACGGCGTCCGAACGGTACCTGCAGGCGCATGCCCGGTTTCCAGAACCCGGGCTCGTGGTGTGCCAATGCCACCGGGGGCAGATAGTCGAACAGGCGCCGCAGCGGCGAAGGCACTGCCAGTTTCAGGATTAGCGGCGAATTTTCTGAGCTGTTACTGGGCATGCCGGTTGGAGGTACCGCTGTGAACTGGGGTGGCCGATGCTGTTGATTGGGGAACGCGGCATGGTAAGGCCAATGGATGTGTTACTCAACCGATGTCACCGGAACCGGCCATCTGTGTCCCGAGCATTCCACTTGAACTTTGCATGGCGGTATTTAATCAGGGGCTCCCTGGTTTATACTTGGCCGTATTTCGCCGCGCCCCGCCGTCGGTGAATCCGTAACCACCCTGTAACCAGGCAGATATCCGAAGAACAAATCGAGGAGTTGGCAGAATGGCCCAGGCGCCGATCCCACAGCAATTACTGGAAGTCAGGGAGAAAATCGATCAGGTGGATCGCGAGCTGGTGCAGCTGCTGGCGCAGCGGTTCGCCCTGACCAGAAAAGTGGGTCATCTGAAGGCGGACAGCAAACTGGAAGCCGTTGACCCGGCCCGTGAGGCGCAAAAGCTGGAGAATCTGCGCAACCTGAGTCGTGAGCATGCTCTGAATCCTGAGCTGGTGGCCGAGCTGTTTACGCGGATTATGGCTGAGGTGGTCGCCAATCACCGGCAGATTCGCGAGGGCAGCCAGGGGTAAAGGCCAGAGCGGTGTGGTAATTAAATTGGGGTCATTAATCAGAGGCTCCTTATAAGGATTGACGGCGTTTGTGCGCCAAGCCTTGCGTGCGCCGGCATCTCTGGTAGAATGCTCGCCCATTTTGCTGGATGTAGGGTGCCAGCGCTTGAGATTAGAATCAGGTGTGGTGCACGGACCAAATGACGGTTTGTGTAGCGACGCCGCCGGAGACCACGATGAAACCAGAAATACATCCCCAATACACAGCGATCAAGGCCACTTGCAGCTGCGGCAATGTTATCGAGACGAGCTCAACCCTGGGTAAGGACATTCTTATCGATGTCTGCTCCAACTGCCACCCCTTCTACACAGGTAAGCAGAAGATCCTGGATAGCGGTGGTCGTGTCGACCGCTTCAAGCGCCGCTTCGGTAGCCGCAAGGTCTAGCTCGGAAATTTCTCCCCAACCCTTGTGGGGGCACCTCGGGGCACGCCTTAAGGCGAGCCTCGCTGCGGATTCCGGTCAAATTTACGGACTGATTTTTCCCCTGCACACACCCGCGTCCGCGGGTTTTGTCCAAGGCTTTTTCACACTGATCTGATTTTCGTTGCTGAAGGTGGAAATGGCCTTAACCCTTCGGAATGCGGCTAAAAGAGCGCCAGCCGAATTAGTGTGAGCTAGCCCTAGAACAGCGTCTCGATTGATACCTCGGTGTCCTCACCGTCAGCGGTGACGGCCGGTGTGTCATTGACCGGTGCATCCGGTTCGTTCTCAACCCGGAAATATTCGAACATGGTGTTGGCTTCGCCAGGTCTGGCCGGTCGGCCGGTGGTTTTTTCCACCAGGCGGTCAACCAGCCCGTCGGGCCTTCTCATGGTGCGCTCCGGCATGCCCTGCAAGGCCTCTTTCATGTAATCGATCCAGATCGGTACGGCAACAGTTGCACCCTGTTCGGATTCTCCCAGGGGTCTGGGCTGGTCGAAACCCACGAAAACAGTCGTCGCAATATCCCGATTGAAGCCGGAAAACCAGAGTTCCTGCGGGCCATTGGTGGTTCCGGTCTTGCCCATCAGGTCGCTGCGATTGATCGCCCGCTGTACGCCCCGCCCGCTGCCTTCCACGACCACGGAGCGCAACATGCTGTTCAGTATGAACGCTACCCGTGCATCAAGAATCCGCTCGGCTTTTTGAACCGGCACCTCGGCATCCTGGCTGACGTACAGGTCACAGTCCTCCGCGCAGGCCACCAACGGTTCGGCAGTGTAGATGACCCCCTCGGGCAGATTGCGAATCTCTTTGATAAACCAGGGGTCCACCTTGAAGCCACCGTTGGCAATCGTCCCATAGGCTGAGATCAGCTCCAGTGGCTGGACATCCTGGCTGCCCAGCGCCACAGTGAGATCACCGCGCGGGAAGCCGTCGGTCTCGATGCCCAGTCGCGATGCAAAATCGATGACTGTATCCGAGCCCAGTTGATCGAACAGCCGCACCGCCGGCACATTGCGTGAATCCTGCAATGCATAGCGCAGGGTGATGGGGCCGAGAAACTTATCGTCGTAGTTATTCGGGCGGTAGCCGCTGCGGGTGATCGGCGCGTCGTTAACAGTTGAGGCTGCCCCGTAGCCCTGTTCCAGGGCTGCCCCATAGACAAAGGGCTTGAAGTTGGAGCCAGGGGGGCGAGGCGTCAAAACCCGATTCACCTGGCTGCGGCCAAAGTCATAACCTCCGACCAGGGCGATTATTTCGCCAGTGGTCGGCGAGACCGACACCAGAGCACCCTGCACGTCCGGAATCTGACCGAGGTGCCATTGCCCATCCATCTGCTTGACGCGGATCAGGTCGCCGACAGCCGCAATGTCACTGGCAGCCTGAGGGGGAGGCCAGGCGTTGTTCTGGGAAATATAGGGCCGCGCCCAGCGCATCTCTTCCCAGCCGATCGAAATTATCTCGCCGTCTTTCAGCAGCACGCGCAGCTCACGCTCTCCGGTAGCAACGACGATACCCGGCTGCTGGTTGCCATAAACCGGCACAGCGGTGAGCTCCTGCAGCCACCGGGCGGTTGGATCCACGTCGTTGAATTCATAGTGCGCATCGACACCGCGGAAGCCGTGACGCTTGTCGTAATATTCTTCCAGGCCGTGAACCAGAGCCTGCTTGGCGACCAGCTGCCTGTCCCCATCTATACTGGTGACCACTTCGAACCCCTGGGTATAGGTGTCCTC is part of the Gammaproteobacteria bacterium genome and harbors:
- the tatA gene encoding Sec-independent protein translocase subunit TatA, with product MGLGGIGIWQLLIVLLIVVMLFGTKKLRNLGSDLGGALKGFKTAMKDDEGDDDKEENVEKSETAETDDDKTSDTAAKS
- a CDS encoding phosphoribosyl-ATP diphosphatase, whose amino-acid sequence is MSDILEQLTAILAQRKQADAPDSYVADLHRKGLNKILEKVGEEAVEAVLAAKDCEQDASDSRRLEVVKETADLWFHSMVMLSHLDLDARQVLEELEKRFTISGLVEKASRTNQ
- the hisI gene encoding phosphoribosyl-AMP cyclohydrolase — encoded protein: MTDDYLDQVNWDAQGLVPVITQDHVSKRILTQAWLNREALQTAVQEKRAVYWSRSRQSLWRKGEQSGNIQELVDIYLDCDNDSVCYLVRQVGGVACHTGRESCFYQKLVNCQWQSVDPVIKDPSQMYGGS
- the ubiB gene encoding ubiquinone biosynthesis regulatory protein kinase UbiB, with the translated sequence MTQFLRLLKILNVAAKYRLGDYLRGRGTFLIKLYLRLHGLPWTHQDTLRLNRHQRLRLALEELGPIYIKFGQLLSTRRDFLEPSLADALQGLQDNVPPFHSPGIEALISQSLDTHANDIFSELSLEPLASASIAQVHAARLKTGEEVVVKVIRPGIEKTIRADITLLKWLAIHIENRIPIGKRLRPVEVIDDYERIIFDELNLLSEGANTTQLRRNFENSAQLYVPKVYWQYSRRNLLVMERIYGIPVSDIRTLRERRVNLKRLAEIGVEIFFTQVFEHRFFHADMHPGNIFVNPERPDQPQYIAIDCAIIGSLSPADQLYLARNLLAIFKRDYRKVAELHVECGWVPKETRITEFEAAMRTVCEPIFEKPLKDISFGQLLVQLFRTAGRFNMEVQPSLVLLQKTLLNIEGLGRQLYPELDLWETALPYLEKWNARRLSPVALFSRLRENIPDWIDQLPDLPQLSIDAIRETRQLGEINTTLRNERLLEKQKESARRSRSLLAGSVFLAAALASTHPTAQAAVADLPLATLLLALGGLWLLVRRD
- the ubiE gene encoding bifunctional demethylmenaquinone methyltransferase/2-methoxy-6-polyprenyl-1,4-benzoquinol methylase UbiE; protein product: MIETPDRPDEKESTTHFGYRTVPVEEKKSLVAAVFDSVAGKYDVMNDIMSLGTHRLVKRFTIELSAVRPGQTVLDLAGGTGDLSLKFSRLVGPSGRVILADINASMLQVGRDRIIDSGATSNIVFSQVNAEALPFADNSFDCICIAYGLRNVTDKDAALRSMYRTLKPGGRVLILEFSRPTNPLVGKAYDAYSALWPVAGKLVTGDSESYRYLVESIRMHPDQDTLRQMMADAGFVDTRYHNIMSGVCAIHLGFKPVETSN
- a CDS encoding DUF971 domain-containing protein — protein: MASDNVPSDIKLHRKSGILELSYRDGERFELTAEFLRVYSPSAEVRGHGKGQEVLQTGKKQVQITGLIPTGNYAIRLVFDDRHDSGIYSWDYLRELGERKQHYWSEYLAKLRAAGASREPLPPGTQVVSIEPLKSEDPSAGQS
- the hslU gene encoding ATP-dependent protease ATPase subunit HslU — its product is MSTMTPREITSELDKHIVGQKEAKRAVAIALRNRWRRMNLDESVRNEVTPKNILMIGPTGVGKTEIARRLAKLAHAPFIKVEATKFTEVGYVGRDVESIIRDLVDVSVKMLREEEINKVQHRAEDLAEERVLDVLLPQARTGDSEPDPGQSATRQMFRKKLREGELDDKEIEVKLTESSVGFEIMAPPGMEDMTSQLRNMFSNLNSGKKSARRMTVKEALKAIKDEEAAKLVNEDDIKNRAVVAAEQTGIVFLDEIDKVTTRHEQGSASVSREGVQRDLLPLIEGSTVTTKYGSVKTDHILFIASGAFHLSKPSDLIPELQGRLPIRVELDPLTSEDFQRILVEPDFSLTDQYRALLATEELQLRFTEDGIARIAETAWQVNERTENIGARRLHTVMERLLEEVSFSASDLAVSGDSELVVDAEYVDRQLGELARDEDLSRFIL
- the hslV gene encoding ATP-dependent protease subunit HslV, producing MEQYRGTTIVSVRRDDKVVIGGDGQVSQGNTVMKGNARKVRRLYNDKVIAGFAGGTADAFTLFERFEEQLEKHRGKLTRAAVELAKLWRTERALRRLEALLVVADSEASLIISGNGDVIEPEDSIMAIGSGGPYALSAARALFHNTEMDARTIVAQSLKIAGDICVFTNQNHTIEELTLS